A DNA window from Pogona vitticeps strain Pit_001003342236 chromosome 2, PviZW2.1, whole genome shotgun sequence contains the following coding sequences:
- the LOC110081615 gene encoding tripartite motif-containing protein 54, protein MQQDEGDRVTLHSFECNNIMEALAQVLSCPVCLEFFTPPVLVLSCSHNFCRKCLEKILIRQNCSHVNGQFSCPMCRKIIHLRGRGIIGLPRNILVENILEKFKYELGNLQTKEQDQLSQICEEHGESMNLVCLTDDKPICAICKLFGDHEPHTVAKLSEVYAERKERFVKDLDWVCKQSECAEQARKEIEETINELTYTIADVKVMIEAVGASLLKGIQWRIAELKAKLCNDYSTKVEELQLAAKELQFPKHLYHQMKTLLEQHSNSVHFLREDKILRTKMEKLLHDSSLHQCIKDYHISIEEYFKDLINGIHISNYISSNADEILASSNDPPDPFRPECPAFSFSGGIPNICFCQKVLDFFQKSNKVTQDPTQNVSNNDANDAASRLDLSLEAESIPRQATV, encoded by the exons ATGCAGCAAGACGAGGGAGACAGAGTGACTCTTCATTCTTTCGAATGCAACAACATCATGGAAGCTTTGGCACAAGTGCTTTCATGTCCCGTGTGTTTAGAGTTTTTCACACCCCCAGTGCTGGTCTTGTCCTGTTCTCATAATTTCTGCAGGAAATGTCTGGAAAAGATCCTTATTCGCCAGAACTGCAGTCATGTCAATGGGCAGTTCTCCTGCCCTATGTGCAGGAAA ATCATACACTTGAGAGGGAGAGGAATTATTGGGCTGCCGAGAAATATTCTGGTGGAGAACATTCTGGAAAAATTTAAGTACGAGCTTGGAAATTTACAGACCAAAGAACAAGACCAGTTGTCCCAAATATGTGAAGAACATGGGGAAAGTATGAATTTG GTGTGTCTAACAGATGACAAACCCATTTGTGCCATTTGCAAACTTTTTGGAGACCATGAGCCTCACACGGTAGCTAAACTATCCGAAGTTTATGCAGAGCGGAAAGAAAGATTTGTCAAAGACTTGGATTGGGTGTGCAAACAATCAGAATGTGCTGAACAAGCAAGAAAG GAAATTGAAGAGACTATTAATGAACTTACGTATACCATTGCTGATGTCAAGGTTATGATTGAAGCTGTGGGCGCTAGCTTATTGAAAGGAATCCAATGGAGAATAGctgaattaaaagcaaaattatgCAATGACTACTCTACAAAAGTAGAAGAGCTGCAGTTAGCAGCAAAAGAACTTCAATTTCCAAAGCACCTTTATCACCAAATGAAAACACTTTTGGAACAGCATTCAAATTCAGTGCATTTTCTTCGAGAGGACAAAATACTCAGAACCAAGATGGAGAAACTTCTACATGACAGTTCCTTACACCAATGCATAAAAGATTATCATATTTCAATTGAGGAATATTTTAAAGACTTGATCAATGGGATCCATATCAGCAATTATATCTCTTCTAATGCTGATGAAATACTTGCAAGTTCAAATGATCCCCCTGACCCATTCAGGCCAGAATgtcctgcattttctttttctggtggaATTCCGAATATATGTTTCTGCCAAAAAGTACTGGActtttttcagaaatcaaacaaaGTGACCCAAGATCCAACTCAAAATGTTTCCAACAATGATGCCAACGATGCTGCTAGTAGGCTGGACCTCTCACTGGAAGCAGAATCAATACCCAGGCAAGCCACCGTGTAA